Part of the Oncorhynchus mykiss isolate Arlee chromosome 12, USDA_OmykA_1.1, whole genome shotgun sequence genome, accagctgtattatgtactgcagtgcatctcctcctcatggacagcaccagatttgacagttcttgctgtgagatgttaccccactcttccaccaaggcacctgcaggttcccggacatttctggggggaatgaccctagacctcaccctctgatccaacaggtcccagacatgctcaatgggattgagatccggactCTTCGCTAGccgtggcagaacactgacattcctgtcttgcagaaaatcatgcacagaacgagcagtatggctggtggcattgtcatgctggagggtcatgtcaggaagggtatcacatgagggaggaggatattttctctgtaatgcacagcattgagattgactgcaatgacaacaagctcagtccgatgatgctgtgacacaccgccccagaccatgacggaccctccacctccaaattgatcccgctccagagtacaggcctcagtgtaacgctcattccttcgacgataaacgtgaatctgaccatcacccctggtgagacaaaactgcaacttgtcagtgaagagcactttttggagggattgtgctttcttggtgtaacttgggcagttgttgttgccatcttatacttgtcccgcaggtgtgatgttcggatgtaccgatcatTCCCCCcaggtctgccactgcgaggacgatcagctgtctgtcctgtctccctgtagcgctgtcttaggcgtctcacagtatggacattgcaatttattgccctggccacatctgcagacctcatgcctccttgcagcatgcctaaggcacgctcacgcagatgagcagggaccctgggcatctttcttttagtgtttttcagagtcagtagaaagtcctctttagtgtcctaagttttcataattgtgaccttaattgcctaccgtctgtaagctgttagtgttttaacgaccgttccacaggtgcatgttcattaattatggttcaagcatgggaaacagtgtttaagcccttttacaatgaagatctgtgaaattattgggattttttacaaattatctttgaaagacagggtcctaaaaaagggacgtttctgtttttgctgagtttatctcAAATAAGCTAATGAAAGGTTTTCTTCATTTATACACTTCATATCATTGTGTAATTTGTTTTTGAATAGCTTATCCCCCCGATACTGTGCAAACCAATTCAGAGGCAAATGAACCTAATCAGAATGTATGTTTTTATGGTAAATGAAACTGTGATTGCCTTATGAAACTAGGGGGACAGAATCTCAATCTGTGTGCTCCTTTGACTCGGCCATGTGGGCTTCTTATGTCCGTACCGTTGGGATGCATGGTAGAGTTcattagcagcagcagcatcctCCCCCAGATAAGATGGCCTACTAATTAGCCTAGCGTTGGAATGTTGATTAGATATGGCATCCGTTTACAGAGGAATGGATTACACCATCAGACTAATTGCAAAGGAGAGGCGAGCTGTGAGCATTAGAGTCTTTCCCAATGACTTCCTCTTGGGTGGCGCTGTAGCTGTCAGGGCCTCTCTCAATGTCATACACTACAATTAATGTCACATTTGATGCATTCATAATAACGGGTTACATTGTTTGGCTTCCTGTAGTTGGATTCAGGGACATTATTGTCGCAGAGGATTGTAGCATATCGTAGGGTGAATGTGTCATGGCACGTGCTGTTTTGGGTCTACTGAGAAATAGACAAATGCCTTATTGTGAGCCCCACACCCCTGAATATAAGTAGCTAGCTGTATAACGTGAAAAGCAAAGACAAATCTGTGATGTTCCTACAAACGTCCTACATCAGCTCTGGGTTTCCCTCCCCTAATACATCATACCAGGCTTTCACATGGGCAGGGGAAATCCCCATGCTGTTTATCTGACAAAGAATTTGTAGTAAATGTATGAAAATATTACAAGGGCAAAGGTCCACAAGCTAAACAACTCATAATTGATGGCTGACAGCAGACTTTCCTCTAGCAGGAAAAAACAGGATTAGGTCCATGGGCTGCCTCATGGACAGGAGTGGATGGTGGTTTGCGTGCCATGGGTGGCCAGGCAAATGAGTATATGCACAGAATATCTAGTCTTCCTAATATGGCCATAaggtcccatctctctctctctctccactgtgatAAAACCAAGTGATTTACTCTCTGTCAGCAGATGAAAGGAAATATGGAACCACAATCACAAAGCTGCTTCCCTGTTTTTCATTGTCTTTCCAATAGGTGGAATCCCACAGAGGAAGTGGAGGACATTTCTTCCTCCACAGCTGCAGACGTAGGTCAACATCCTCTAAACCCACAACAAAACGTCAGTGTACTCAAACTCTGAACCTCTATCGGGGTCGTGGTCATTAGGCACGAAATGGGAGAAACCTACATTTTACAGCTCATTCTATTTTCTATTTTAAAATCATGTTAATAATTCATATATTTTTTGGTGATAAGGCCCCACTGAGGGCCAGGATTATTACGGACacgtgataatctgaagtaccctaAAGagccactagatgtcttgtgatagattacatcaaatccttgaaagataccaggattctggtagtttactgatAAACCTAAGAcggtttccagtaatataccctccctttgcaaccctattcTTCACACCTGTGTGAAGTAGAACCCACAGCTAGTCTTCCATACAGAATAGGTCATATTCCAAATAGGCTGGTTCTGTTCTTCAAACATGACTCTAATTCCATTTAGTTCTGCTTTCTAACTGAAACCCCCAGAGGCTCTTCTATTTCCAACAACTGGTCCaatgaaatgagagagagattgTGGAGTACAAATGTTGGTCAATTTAATTAAAAACATTCTATTTCAAAATATGCAACTAGGTTTCTGAAATGCATTTCTTGATGTGCCTTaaaacactcatacacacaaagacagaagcagaaaaaTGTTACTCAAAGTCTTAACAGCTACAGGTGTACAGGACAAGACCTCTGGtgtgacttacagtgccttgcgaaagtattcggcccccttgaactttgcgaccttttgccacatttcaggcttcaaacaaagatataaaactgtatttttttgtgaagaatcaacaacaagtgggacacaatcatgaagtggaacgacatttattggatatttcaaacttttttaacaaatcaaaaactgaaaaattgggcgtgcaaaattattcagcccccttaagttaatactttgtagcaccaccttttgctgcgattacagctgtaagtcgcttggggtatgtctctatcagttttgcacatcgagagactgacattttttcccattcctccttgcaaaacagctcaagctcagtgaggttggatggagagcatttgtgaacagcagttttcagttctttccacagattctcgattggattcaggtctggactttgacttggccattctaacacctggatatgtttatttttgaaccattccattgtagattttgctttatgttttggatcattgtcttgttggaagacaaatctccgtcccagtctcaggtcttttgcagactccatcaggttttcttccagaatggtcctgtatttggctccatccatcttcccatcaattttaaccatcttccctgtccctgctgaagaaaagcaggcccaaaccatgatgctgccaccaccatgtttgacagtggggatggtgtgttcagggtgatgagctgtgttgcttttacaccaaacataacgttttgcattgttgccaaaaagttcaattttggtttcatctgaccagagcaccttcttccacatgtttggtgtgtctcccaggtggcttgtggcaaactttaaaagacactttttatggatatctttaagaaatggctttcttcttgccactcttccataaaggccagatttgtgcaatatacgactgaatgttgtcctatggacagagtctcccacctcagctgtagatctctgcagttcatgcagagtgatcatgggcctcttggctgcatctctgatcagtcttctccttgtatgagctgaaagtttagagggacggccaggtcttggtagatttgcagtggtctgatactccttccatttcaatattatcgcttgcacagtgctccttgggatgtttaaagcttgggaaatctttttgtatccaaatccggctttaaacttcttcacaacagtatctcggacctgcctggtgtgttccttgttcttcatgatgctctctgcgcttttagcggacctctgagactatcacagtgcaggtgcatttatacggagacttgattacacacaggtggattatatttatcatcattagtcatttaggtcaacattggatcattcagagatcctcactgaacttctggagagagtttgctgcactgaaagtaaaggggctgaataattttgcacgcccaatttttcagtttttgatttgttaaaaaagtttgaaatatccaataaatgtcgttccacttcatgattgtgtcccacttgttgttgattcttcacaaaaaaatacagttttatatctttatgtttgaagcctgaaatgtggcaaaaggtcgcaaagttcaagggggccgaatactttcgcaaggcactgtatgtccacaCTCCACAGAACAACCCCCTAGAGACCTGCTAAGGTCGTAACCTCTTCTTGGTATGTTCTGAGGTCTGGCTTCTTGTCACCAGAAGATATTGTGCACGTGAACATAGCTGTACATCCAACACTTTCTCTCGACAACCTCTCAAACATGCAtttactctcgctctctctatcacacacacacacacattgaatacACACTGCGCTCATAAGTATCTTAAAGTATAGTGAAGCAGAATTTCTATACACAGTGCTAGTAACACTTTGCGATGACTGACACCTCATCCCAGCACATTCAGTTTGcatgttttcctttttttttaaaaagttcTGCACCTGTAATAACTGGAAACCTACTGTATTTCCATCTCAAGCAAATATCAGGTGCACACAGACAACTGTAGAGTGAGAGTGTCAAGTTTACACGATGGGATGTACACTGGAGAATGAGAAGGGAACTAATCTGACGCAGTGACGGCCTACTAACTTCACAAACCAAGACAGGAATTCAAAAGGTATAGTCCAGAGCATGTGATTCGTCTGCTTAAGAGTTGACTGGCAGAGCTACATgtaatgtctgcagaaagaagCTACAGGTCAAGACTGTTACAGGTAGGATGCATAACAAAGAGAGCAATAGAAGGACAGACAGCTGACTGACTAGAAGctatagaggagatggagagcaggcaggcaggtaaGAGGTTCTGGAACATTGACCCAGTCCTTCAAATCAATACAGAATCATCCTTGACAAAGACAAGGACTAAAATGCAACAGCAGTGAAATCAAAACAAGAGTAAAAACAATGCAAAATGAAAAAGTTGTTACTGTATATTCTTCCCCGTTCCTTATAGTTTCCCCAGATCTTAATTTTTTTGGTTGTTCAGTTTCCACTAAAAGCAAGACAAGTTTTAAAAAATAGTTTTTATAAAAGGTTGATTTGTTAAAAGTCAGGTTGGCAGGTGGTCGTGTCTTGTGGTTGAGTCTCTTCCTGCTCCTGGTTGGTTGTCTTCAATCGAGGAGGCGGAGTCTTCCTGTTCCGACTGAGACACAGACACGCCCCTGCTGCTATCCTAGCATGCCTTGCAGAATAACCTCGCCGTCCCGtcgaggagggagaagagggagggaggtaacaCAGCTTAACAAACACTCAACTGTAAATAAACCCTTTCAATGGTTCTCTAGTCCTGTTTCAGCCCATTTGCAGACACATGTTTAATCTTCTACCTGCTTagctccttcacacacacacacacacacacttccacccctctctcgctcgctctcttagACACAAGCTGGTCCTCCCATTgtggtcctctctcctcctgcatgCCCTCTCCGGGTGCCAGGCACTAGTTTTCCACGGGTGTGGGGTCCTGGGGTAGTGTGGCGGGCGTGGCTGGTATGGGGGTGGGCGGTGCCTGGGTGGGCAGGGGGGCGGGCGGCTGGCTGACGATCACCTGCACCACGTAGTCCCTGGAGATCTTCAACTCCTCCAGCTTCATCTTGTCCGTGAGTGGCCGGCCCGAGAAGAACCAACGCTGGGTGGCCGCCGCCACGCCCTCCACCGTCTGCAGCCGGCGCTTCATGTGCTGCACCGTGTCCGTGGTCCTCACCGCCAGACGCAGGTCCCGGCCCGTAGACAAGCGCAGGCGCAGCTGGCACTCCTGGCCCTCGCTGGGTGGCGGCTCGCTGACCTCCAGACTCTCCAGGTCACTCTTCTCCTCGATCATGTTGACAGGTGGAGACAGGCAGTAGACTGGCAGCTGGTAGCGGTTCCCCAGCTCGTCATAGCACTCAGTCAGCGCGCCTGCAGGGGGACACAGAAGGACAGAGGAACAAAGTCACTCACTCACGAAACAGAACAGACCATTGACTTCTGATTATTCACTCAGTCTGACTTAGTCAGTTCAAAATCCTTCCCTCATATTCAGAGGACTGTGAATATTGTCTTTTCATCCGTTTTGCTCGATAACGTTCTAGCTATTGCATTTCTAGTGAAATGATGTTTCCCGTACTCTCAATCTCTCACCCCTCTGCTCGTTTTGATCAATTATGCCGTAtgggtgtttttttttatgtcatgATGATCATGATGGAATGTTGAGTTTGACAAAATAGATGAATGTGACCGAGTGAACCAGTGGAAGACTATACAGCCTAAACAGACAGACAAGTATCCCTCTGTCAACTGTAGTAGTGACACTGTGGCTGCTCCTCCTTGTGAATGGCCTGTCATGGGAAGTGAGAGTGGCGAGTgagagttggagagagggagaatggagagaaatTAGAGTTTagtttaggatccccattagttaatGCAGatgcagtagctactcttcctggtgacCACGCAAAACGTACAAATACCCaacaaagtacagaacagttataGATAGACAAGAAAAACATGACATACataaaattctaaataaattctAGAGTTACATAATGGAAAGACAacaaaaatactatttacacACTATTCATAAATACAGTACATATTCATATTCTTATATTACAGTGCAGAAACAGATGAGATTTTTGctaatgtatatataaaaaaactgaaatatcacatttacataagtattcagaacctttactaagtactttgttgaacacCTTTGGCACCGATTACAGccccgagtcttcttgggtatgacactacaagcttggcacacctgtatttggagagtttctcccattcttctctgcagatcctctcaagctctgtcaggttggatggggagtgtcgctcagttattttcaggtctttccagagatgttcgattgggtacaagtccaggctctgcctgggccgctcaaggacattcagagacttgtcccaaagtcagtcctgcattgtcttggctgtgtgcttaggtgaaccttcgccccagtctgaggtcttgagcgctctggagcatgttttcatcaaggatctctctgtacttttctccgttcatctttccctccagcctgactagtctccgagtgcctgccgctgaaaaacatacccacaggatgatgctgccaccaccatgcttcatcatagggatggtgccaggttttctccagatgtgatgcttggcattcaggccaaagagttcaatcttggtttcatcagacctgagaatcttgtttctcatagagtttttaggtgccttttggcaaactccaagtgggctgtcttttactgaggagtggcttccgtctggccactctaccttaaaggcctgattggtggagtgctgcagagatggttgtctttctggaaggttctcccatctccacagagaaacttggtcacctccttgaccaaggcccttgtcccctgattgctcagtttggccgggcagccacatctaggaagagtcttggttgttccaaacttcttccttttaagaatgatgaaggccacactgtgttcttggggaccttcaatgctgcatacatgttttggtacccttcccagatctgtgcctcaacactatcctgtcttggagctctatggacagttCATTTGActgcatggcttggtttttgctctgacatgcactgtcaactgtgagaccttatatagacaggtgtgtctttccaaatcatgtccaatcaattgaatttgtagaaacatctcaaggatgatcaatggaaacaggatgcacctgagctcaatttctattcacatagcaaaggatctgaatacttatgtaaataaggtatcggTTTTGTATTTTTAAGACATATGAAGTTTGAAAGGGAAGTTTGAAAGGGAAGTGAATGAATTCCCCCGCGTGGTTCTTTTTAATAGGTGGGTGGGTCTTCAAAGTCTTCAATGAAACTGACATTAAATGTCCAGAATGATACATTTGTTTCTATTTGGGCGTAATGTAGCCTATTCATTTATATGCCATTGTAGGCTACTGATACAATACATATGTTGAAATGAAGATATCACTGGAGTCATTGCAAATGAATTTGTgccacttgtgtagcctaccGGGAGATGGCAAACGGATTAAATAAATAGCCCATAACTTTAACAGTTTATTGTTGCAGCCTTGTGTTATTATGAAATTATTAATGGGCATGTTTAGTTCATTCAATCGACGGTAACTAGTCAGATTAGGCTACaggtaaaacaaatgttttttattaAACACTGGCCGTTGTTGACAATAATATTTATATGAATTGAATATGCTTAATATTTAATTCAGTGATTGCAATTATCACCCACTCCTCAGTAGCCTAATCCAGCAggctattgggaaacacaagcacttcTTATCTCGAAATTGACTCACTATTCATGTTGAATAACTTAGTCTGTTAATTGGAACTAAGCAAGCTGCTAAATTGTTTCGTTTAAATATTGCCTACATATTGCCTAGGCTACTGTAGACGATCTGAAATGAGATTTAGGCCTATCGGGGGCTATAGGCTACCTAGCTTTATATTAGCAAACCATGGCATAGTTGCAATCATAAACCCAGATTTTAGTCTGTAGCCTATGCCTATTGAAAAGTCAATCTCGCAAATGGGCCATTTATAACGGTTTGTAGTCTTAACAGCGGGCACAATTGCCAGAAAACAGCCTAGCATACATTTTTTGACATTCGTTCTaaaaaagaaaacatttaaatgttttaatacatTAAAAGAAAACGTTTAATGTAGCTCAAGATTGCAGGTTCCCgtaggaaacactgaccaacacttttGGTTCCtacccctgtcacaataactcctccctggcattttcattaTTTTTCAAGTCAAACAACACTGGCTGCATTCCAAACATATAAAAAGACATCCTCCCGCCTCAGCCCTCAAATAaggtggacacttctgatgacgtatgATGAGTTGACACTTGCAGCGCAAGGGAAGAATGAATGAATTCATTTTAAAATGGATAGCCCTTGCCCAGAAATGTGTCACTCGTTCGTCCCACGGTTGTGTTTTCAGTCATCATGGAACCACCGGTAGCTATTGTGTGCTTTATATgcactacagtcaattatgatcgCATTTAATATCTTGGCTAGAAGACATCCGCAGACACCGAATGTTAGCCATCCGACGATATCAGGTAAATCGAAAATGAGTGTGCCGTCAGAGATGCGCTAGCTAACGATTCCAAAAGCTACTCAAAGCAAATTTAGAACTTGTATTATAAAAACAAAACATAAAATACCGTCAAAATTGGAAAGATACGATGATATTTGGgccatattgcccagccctaCAAACAGCCCAACCCTCCACACACCCCTTTGAAtagcacacacaggcacacacagcgCAAAGGCTGAGAAACAGCACTGTCGTGATAAAATGATCAAATGTGTGGAGGAGGTGAGGTGATTCACAGATGTCTCGCAGACAGTGTAAATTTAGAGATAAAAGCCAGTCCTGTTTGGATAAAAGGTGTCTACTAAATGGCATAATATTATACGATTCACCCTATTTCCCAATCCCCTCGATCAAAGCTGGGATTCTCtggaggtctctctttatgtcacGCACTTTTCTGTCAAATCAGCACACAGGACTAGAAAGGAAATACCAATGAATAACAAAGACTCAACGGTGTCAAGCAGGGTCTCAGTTGATCATTGTTTTATGTTGGGACAGGCCATGTCAATACTCCAGTCACCACTCGTCATACAGAGGCTACTTGACAATACGACACACTCAATAATGTCACCAGAATAAACAATGGTAACAGCACTTCAGAAGCACCACGAGACTCTCTGCAAGCATGTTGATTTGACGAGGATCATTAAGTACTGGCTTTCTACTCTCAACGGCTCTTATCACTTcatatgagtgagagagagggagagacagagaggggagagagagagagagagagagagagagagaacgaatgAAAGGAAAAAGGATTGATGAGGAAAGAGCAATCTTGAGGAGGGTGAAGAGTGTCTGTAAGGAGTTGTGTTCGCAGTGATTGGAGGGGGTGTGTTACAGTTAGCACCCCAGTTCTGTCACTCAAGATTGTGCGAGGGGCTGAGTGAGGGGGCATTGAGTGACGCATGGCTTTCTCCTCAGCGAGCAGTCAATGACAGGCAGAAGCACAACAATACAGCTTTCAGCAGTTTCTTTATCACGCCGTCTGATTTTTTGACAACACTATCCACTCTAGATGCAAATCACTTTCAAACagcctgcctctgtctctgtgctgtgcagTGGCAGAGCGCCACCTGTTTTGAACCCCACCTgtttagctttaaaaaaaaagtgttgttgcctgttttgcatgttattttggcattttgtcacatatcagtttgcaaacaatgtaaaaataaataaacagagttaataaagctgcatataAACATGGTCCCTTTTTTGCTTTCTTTgtgtaaggcagctccaaaacgCAGGtctttcagcctagctcagtgctttctgtggtggaggagCAGACAGTGGAAAATACAGAGAGTATGGGGTTGGCAAttttctctagttgcgccgtgattggctcagtgttctgtcactcatggggacacgaCGTCgccgcaaaatctacagggaaAGCTAGAAAGTTCaagcccccttgggtgctgccatagatttatatttgaaggctcaaggtcattggccacagataaaatgacgtcaaatcacgttatatctaccgtggctttgattggactgatcatgtcaacatcatactttcaaaatctagCATAATgctgagtccaaaaatgtattgtatgctgctgcataaattatgtaatatgccagggagtgtaacggttttcttcctgggaaggagagctggaccaaaacgcagcgtggttattgttAAGCATCTTTAATAAAGACTAAAACGTAAACACTATACAAATACAAAagaagaaaacagaaaacaaccacccataaaatacccaaagaatatggatgcctaaatatggttcccaatcagagacaacgataaacacctgcctctgattgagaaccactctaggcaaccatagacttacctagacaactacactgaacacaaccccataaatctaataaacccctagacaagacgaaacacaacaaatcacccatgtcacaccctggcctaaccaaaataataaagaaaacacggataactaaggccagggagTGACAGGGAGATGTGCAtattgtagctaagaaagtaatattgtagctaagaaagtaatactaagtgtatgttgtggaGTTAGCTGTTAGTAACCCATGTGCCTCACTGTAATAATTTGGTCACTTTCTCCCCCATAACTTAGCCTactatgtagcctatagcctgttttagagaaatgtcatcatcaaatattgtaagagctttcattgtatGCTTATATGCCGCATTTATTCATCCTACGGGGAGAATaatgtaagaatggcccatgttctgaattctgtccctgtacatttcaaaagtgctaaataaatagttatattgactacgtccgtctttgctcgctcattaatgtcgtAATCAAAATTACAGTTTGCCTTTTATCCACTCATTGTTCTCTtatgtattttttacatttgagtaatttagcagactatTACTGAAATCAAACGCACAACCctagcattgcaagcaccatgctctaccaactgagctacatgggAGCATAGTTTgtgcatctcaattgtcagtagaaaccacatttgtttaagcaaatcagctatgtttttcaaaaaggcagtaaatgaggctgaatgaactgtttcgctgccagacaaggctcagctgacagccaggtgtagcggtggtaaggattcactccatggtgttggaaagaaagctctgctgttggga contains:
- the ubtd2 gene encoding ubiquitin domain-containing protein 2, which codes for MGGCVGSHHDSSGSLNENSDGTGVALGRNQALKREKPKWKSDYPMTDGQLRSKRDEFWDTAPAFEGRKEIWDALRAAAQAFESNDHELAQAIIDGASITLPHGALTECYDELGNRYQLPVYCLSPPVNMIEEKSDLESLEVSEPPPSEGQECQLRLRLSTGRDLRLAVRTTDTVQHMKRRLQTVEGVAAATQRWFFSGRPLTDKMKLEELKISRDYVVQVIVSQPPAPLPTQAPPTPIPATPATLPQDPTPVEN